Part of the Virgibacillus natechei genome is shown below.
GTCCGTAAATGTTATTTATTAACAGCTTTGCATCGGTTTATAAAAAATCGGTTCTCTGCATAAAACAGAAAACCGACTTTTTTCATTTCATTTTCTCCGGCAATGCGTGGATCGATTCAATTAACAGGTTGAGTTTCCCTTCAATGCGATGCAGCAAATAAAATGTCACCGCGATGGGAAATCCGACTTCTGTAAAGAATGATACCCAGGTTTCCATTGGTGGTTCCTCCTTTCTGGTGATTGGTGTGATTTGCTTCAATTGGTGAGACGCTCTTCCGGGTCGAGCGAGAGGTGTCGGCGCTCGAGTGAGGTGCTCCCCTGCTCGAGTAAGAGCTCCTGGCGCTCGAGTGAGCACCATCCCGCTCGCTCGAGCATCAACATACCTAGATCGAGCACCAAAACCCCGAGGACGAGCGCCAGAATCGCTGTCGCTCGGGTAAGGCACTCCCCCGCTCGAGTAAGAGCTCCTGGCGCTCGAATGAGTACCATCCCGCTCGCTCGAGCATCAACATACCTAGATCGAGCACCAAAACCCCGAGGACGAGCGCCAGAATCGCTGTCGCTCGGGTAAGGCACTTCCCCGCTCGAGTGAGAGATCCTGGCGCTCGAATGAGCACCATCCCGCTCGCTCGAGCACCAGCATACCTAGATCGAGCACCAAAACCCCGAGGACGAGCGCCAGAATCGCTGTCGCTCGGGTAAGGCACTCCCCCGCTCGAGTAAGAGCTCCCGGCGCTCGAATGAGCACCATCCCGCTCGCTCGAGCACCAGCTCCACCGGATCGAGCACCAACATCCCAAGAACGAGCACCACCCTCTCCACCACTACGACAGCGCACCAAACTCTCATCTGCCAAAAACAGACCAGTGGGCGAGCCGCTGGTCTGTTCTGCAGGTGACGATTATTATTATAAGCCTAAATCGATATCCTCCACATTGCGTTCTACGATACGGGCGCTGTGTTTTTGGACGATGTCTCCGCCTGTTGATGTGAAGGCATTTTGTGTCAAAATTTCATCCATTGCAGCATGTACTGCTTCCGGATCAGCGGGTTCAACTGGATGATCTAATGAATA
Proteins encoded:
- a CDS encoding YvrJ family protein, whose translation is METWVSFFTEVGFPIAVTFYLLHRIEGKLNLLIESIHALPEKMK
- a CDS encoding DUF2922 domain-containing protein, encoding MKKIELKFLNEDGRVVTYSLDHPVEPADPEAVHAAMDEILTQNAFTSTGGDIVQKHSARIVERNVEDIDLGL